A section of the Leptolyngbyaceae cyanobacterium genome encodes:
- a CDS encoding Ycf51 family protein, whose amino-acid sequence MISTAEFFQASQWAGIATVGFAALAVLGFVLKWGIRFRLVGVTGFMGVLTGGLFALGLGLFTHTTIPGAVHYSVIYDNGASLAAIAIPANITDTELDATLRQAAADLFSYGRLGQPGNQLTIRARAITHPKPGVSKPLYLGEATQALGNRDRQDLAIKIYQENLAQLPKPTA is encoded by the coding sequence ATGATCTCAACCGCTGAGTTTTTTCAAGCCTCCCAGTGGGCAGGTATTGCTACGGTAGGTTTTGCTGCCTTAGCAGTTTTGGGATTTGTTTTGAAATGGGGTATCCGATTTAGGCTAGTCGGTGTAACTGGCTTTATGGGTGTCCTGACGGGTGGTTTATTTGCTTTGGGACTGGGACTGTTTACCCACACTACTATTCCTGGTGCGGTTCATTATTCGGTAATCTATGATAATGGGGCAAGTTTAGCTGCGATCGCAATTCCTGCCAACATTACCGACACAGAATTAGATGCTACTCTCCGTCAAGCAGCAGCCGATTTGTTTTCTTACGGTCGCTTGGGTCAGCCCGGTAACCAGTTGACGATTCGCGCTCGTGCTATTACCCATCCTAAACCAGGAGTATCAAAACCTCTGTATTTGGGAGAAGCAACGCAAGCGCTTGGTAATCGCGATCGTCAGGATTTAGCAATTAAAATTTATCAGGAAAACCTTGCCCAATTGCCAAAACCTACCGCTTAG
- a CDS encoding branched-chain amino acid transaminase — MNDNFLPIAYFQNKFVPFEDAKISIATHALHYGTGAFGGLRGIPDPQNPQQILLFRLDRHCKRLSDSAKYLRLDLPAEKIQQIIVDFVKKNQPQKSFYIRPFVYTSDLGIAPRLHKIEKDFFVYGLELGDYLSAEGVSCRISSWYRQEDRSFPLRGKISGAYITSSLAKTEAVDSGFDEAILMNSQGKVCEASGMNIFIVREGQIITPGADQDILEGITRNSILQLAKDLGIPIIERAVDKSELFIADEVFLSGTAAKVTPVKRVENYELPNNRPITEKLKEKLTAITENRDPNYSHWVYPIALND; from the coding sequence ATGAACGATAATTTTCTGCCCATTGCTTACTTTCAAAATAAATTTGTTCCTTTTGAAGATGCTAAAATTTCCATTGCTACCCATGCTTTACATTATGGAACGGGGGCTTTTGGTGGTTTAAGAGGTATCCCAGATCCGCAAAATCCCCAACAAATATTGTTGTTTAGGTTAGACCGCCATTGTAAAAGATTAAGCGATAGCGCTAAATACCTACGTCTTGATTTACCAGCCGAGAAAATTCAACAAATTATCGTAGATTTTGTTAAAAAAAATCAGCCCCAAAAATCTTTTTATATTAGACCTTTTGTATATACATCTGATTTAGGAATTGCGCCTAGACTTCATAAAATCGAAAAAGATTTCTTCGTCTATGGATTAGAGCTAGGCGATTACTTGTCGGCGGAAGGAGTTAGCTGTCGCATTAGTTCTTGGTATCGCCAAGAAGACCGCAGCTTTCCTTTGAGAGGGAAAATCAGCGGTGCTTATATTACTTCTTCCTTAGCCAAAACAGAAGCGGTAGATTCCGGATTTGATGAAGCTATTTTGATGAATTCTCAAGGTAAGGTGTGCGAAGCTTCTGGAATGAATATTTTTATAGTCAGAGAAGGACAAATTATCACTCCTGGTGCGGATCAAGATATTTTGGAAGGAATTACTAGAAATAGCATTTTGCAATTAGCGAAAGATTTGGGAATTCCCATTATAGAAAGAGCAGTTGATAAGTCAGAGTTGTTTATTGCTGATGAAGTGTTTCTCAGTGGAACTGCTGCTAAGGTTACGCCCGTGAAAAGGGTTGAAAATTATGAATTGCCTAACAATAGACCGATTACTGAAAAGTTAAAAGAAAAGTTGACGGCGATTACCGAAAATCGCGATCCTAATTACAGTCATTGGGTCTATCCGATTGCTTTGAATGATTAG